In Photobacterium angustum, the following proteins share a genomic window:
- the pckA gene encoding phosphoenolpyruvate carboxykinase (ATP): protein MSTMCVDNKVATNMDLSQYGILNVTDVIRNPSYEILFAEETKTELKGFEKGIVTELGAVAVDTGIFTGRSPQDKFIVKDDTTQDTLWWSDQGKNDNKPLSQQAWLDLKSLVTAQLSNKRLFVVDGYCGANPDTRLCIRVITEVAWQAHFVKNMFIRPTEAELATFEPDFVIMNGSKCTNPKWQEHGMNSENFTVFNLSEKMQLIGGTWYGGEMKKGMFAMMNYFLPLKGIASMHCSANKGENGDTAIFFGLSGTGKTTLSTDPKRALIGDDEHGWDDNGVFNFEGGCYAKTINLSQEAEPDIYHAIRRDALLENVTVRNDGSIDFNDNSKTENTRVSYPIYHIDNIVKPISKGGHANKVIFLSADAFGVLPPVSKLTPEQTKYHFLSGFTAKLAGTERGITEPTPTFSACFGNAFLTLHPTQYAEVLVKRMEAAGAEAYLVNTGWNGTGKRISIQDTRGIIDAILDGSIDSAPTKQIPIFNLTVPTALPGVDSEILDPRDTYTDPLQWESKAKDLASRFIVNFDKYTDTAEGESLVKAGPQLD from the coding sequence ATGAGCACAATGTGTGTCGATAATAAGGTTGCAACGAACATGGATTTGTCCCAATACGGAATACTCAATGTTACAGATGTGATTCGTAATCCTTCTTACGAAATACTGTTCGCAGAAGAGACGAAAACAGAATTAAAAGGGTTTGAAAAAGGCATTGTCACCGAACTCGGTGCGGTTGCTGTTGATACAGGGATATTTACCGGTCGTTCACCACAAGACAAATTTATTGTAAAAGACGACACTACCCAAGATACCTTGTGGTGGTCAGATCAAGGCAAGAACGATAATAAACCACTTAGCCAACAAGCATGGCTTGATCTTAAATCTCTCGTAACAGCACAACTCTCTAACAAGCGTCTTTTTGTGGTAGATGGTTATTGTGGCGCTAATCCTGATACACGTTTATGTATTCGGGTGATCACTGAAGTTGCTTGGCAAGCACACTTCGTTAAAAACATGTTTATTCGCCCAACAGAAGCTGAGTTAGCAACATTTGAACCCGACTTCGTGATTATGAATGGCTCGAAGTGCACTAACCCTAAATGGCAAGAGCACGGCATGAATTCAGAGAACTTCACGGTATTTAATCTCTCTGAAAAAATGCAACTTATTGGTGGTACATGGTATGGCGGCGAGATGAAAAAAGGAATGTTCGCAATGATGAACTACTTTTTACCTCTCAAAGGAATCGCCTCTATGCATTGCTCGGCCAATAAAGGAGAAAATGGTGATACCGCTATCTTTTTTGGCTTATCTGGTACAGGTAAAACAACCTTATCGACAGATCCTAAACGGGCATTAATTGGTGATGATGAGCATGGCTGGGACGATAATGGTGTGTTTAACTTTGAAGGTGGATGTTATGCAAAAACCATTAACCTTTCACAAGAAGCTGAACCTGATATTTACCATGCAATCCGCCGTGATGCGTTACTGGAAAACGTAACAGTACGTAATGATGGTTCTATCGATTTCAATGATAACTCAAAAACAGAAAACACCCGTGTCTCTTACCCGATTTATCATATCGATAATATTGTAAAACCTATCTCAAAAGGTGGTCATGCCAATAAGGTTATTTTCTTATCGGCAGATGCTTTTGGTGTATTACCTCCAGTATCCAAGCTAACACCCGAGCAAACCAAATATCACTTCTTGTCAGGTTTTACGGCAAAGCTCGCAGGGACGGAACGTGGTATTACAGAGCCGACCCCAACCTTCTCTGCGTGTTTTGGTAATGCCTTCCTTACTTTACACCCAACACAATATGCCGAAGTGTTAGTGAAACGTATGGAAGCAGCGGGAGCTGAAGCCTACTTAGTCAATACAGGCTGGAATGGCACAGGTAAACGTATTTCGATCCAAGATACTCGTGGCATTATCGATGCTATTTTAGATGGATCGATTGATAGCGCACCAACCAAACAAATTCCTATTTTTAATTTAACCGTACCGACGGCATTACCGGGTGTTGACTCTGAGATCCTAGATCCTCGTGATACCTATACCGACCCATTGCAATGGGAAAGTAAAGCCAAAGATCTTGCTAGTCGATTTATCGTAAACTTCGATAAATATACCGACACAGCAGAAGGCGAGTCTTTGGTTAAAGCAGGCCCGCAACTCGATTAA
- a CDS encoding virulence factor BrkB family protein: MAKLQFGPKIHLMMDYFSYLIQRVNHDRLTVTAGSMAYVTLLSLVPLITVVISALSAVPVFAGLGEQLQNFVIENFVPAAGAVVKTYLNEFVSNAGKMTAVGIAALFVVAMMLISSIDTSLNYIWRIKKKRRWIISFSIYWMILTLGPILLGSSIAVSSYLGSLALLEHQALHGLLQQSLRWFPSLMSSLAFLLLYLLVPNCKVTFRHALIGSLSASILFELSKKGFAIYLAHFHSYQMIYGALAAIPILFVWIYLCWCIVLLGAEITASLGERGFWEQANQLSLPTEKKPDDTSQNMKEEEK; encoded by the coding sequence ATGGCGAAGTTGCAATTTGGTCCCAAAATCCATCTGATGATGGATTATTTTTCGTATTTAATCCAGCGAGTGAATCATGATCGTTTAACGGTTACCGCAGGCTCAATGGCTTATGTCACTTTATTATCACTTGTGCCGCTTATCACTGTTGTTATTTCGGCGTTATCAGCAGTGCCGGTATTTGCTGGGCTTGGTGAGCAACTACAAAATTTTGTGATTGAGAACTTCGTACCAGCGGCCGGCGCGGTCGTGAAAACCTACTTAAATGAGTTTGTTTCTAATGCTGGCAAAATGACTGCTGTCGGTATTGCGGCTTTATTTGTGGTTGCCATGATGTTGATTTCATCAATAGATACCTCGTTAAATTATATCTGGCGAATTAAAAAGAAACGTCGTTGGATTATTTCGTTTTCAATCTATTGGATGATTTTAACGTTAGGACCGATCCTGTTAGGTTCTAGTATTGCGGTAAGCTCTTACCTTGGTTCACTGGCATTACTTGAACATCAAGCATTACACGGTCTTTTACAGCAGTCCTTACGCTGGTTTCCTTCTCTTATGTCGAGTTTGGCATTTTTATTGCTCTACTTATTAGTACCGAATTGTAAAGTGACGTTCCGTCATGCACTGATTGGTAGTCTAAGTGCGAGCATTTTATTTGAGCTAAGTAAGAAAGGTTTTGCGATTTACCTCGCGCATTTTCATTCTTATCAGATGATTTACGGCGCCTTAGCTGCAATTCCTATCTTATTTGTCTGGATTTATTTATGTTGGTGCATTGTTTTACTGGGCGCAGAGATCACGGCCAGTTTAGGTGAGCGTGGTTTTTGGGAGCAGGCGAATCAGTTATCATTACCGACAGAGAAAAAACCTGATGACACGTCGCAGAATATGAAAGAGGAAGAAAAATGA
- a CDS encoding AsmA family protein, with translation MRWVAKLIASVLLLGGLSIAALIVLLQTRYATPILNHTLAFFSHYQLAETQLHYDIKQPLQITLQPLTVKKADKTLLSVHSITLELSSRSLQTQHLIFSNVIIDGINLHHQQWDKFEHLSAFSINRLAINDLSIATPAITINHAQLQIDNWQYSDRQQPWWQQFSGQFQLSVPQITWRNQTLENLLLNGTKQKQQWQLAGFSGKWQRANFNGTANYNSDTQLLTLDQLTLTDLRIQQSQPLQTLPQWLADSTPVRHIMIKRADILDSSIEQPSWAADNINLSLENWSWPNGYWQQDNAHLSVSASNAKWHDIVFEQPIVELNFMPEKIDSQGISAQLLNGYMHMDGEIAPDKVTLKKLLISGIKGFLPPQWFQTTKTLTSGLSELTIDKLDINNIQLTSTDTQLPFQLAGINIDGNNVVVKHQHQWGLWQGDLDTSLGFASINQIVFIDPIVEMSSSNGDWAINKFVLPFTDGMLTANANIQLAQQGQPWSLSISNDSVPAALIYRWFKLPLPLNGKIDGTLHAQGLASNRQSFNYSLSGQTALTFRDIHLDNIAPTQLLDNWKTKRKLLGTVLDNNHENSDSTPQALILSPLNITAERGRVTIPTWLASNDDFSLSLTSHWDLAIPTQQQLEWVLKENCQQVDRRWHADQIEVNSFSTCSGKIK, from the coding sequence ATGCGTTGGGTTGCCAAACTTATTGCTTCTGTATTACTGCTTGGCGGACTGAGTATCGCGGCACTTATCGTCTTGCTGCAAACCCGCTACGCAACTCCCATACTCAACCATACCCTCGCCTTTTTCTCCCACTACCAGTTAGCTGAAACACAATTACACTATGATATAAAACAACCGCTACAAATAACGCTTCAACCGCTAACCGTAAAGAAGGCGGATAAAACCTTATTGTCAGTTCACAGTATCACTCTCGAACTTTCATCACGCTCATTACAAACACAACATCTAATTTTTTCTAACGTCATTATTGATGGGATCAATTTACATCATCAGCAATGGGATAAATTTGAACATCTCTCTGCATTTTCTATTAACCGTTTAGCGATTAATGATCTCTCCATAGCCACTCCAGCGATAACAATCAACCATGCGCAACTTCAAATCGATAATTGGCAATATAGTGATCGTCAACAACCTTGGTGGCAGCAATTTAGTGGACAGTTTCAATTAAGTGTTCCGCAAATAACATGGCGCAATCAAACGCTAGAAAATCTGTTATTAAACGGAACAAAACAAAAGCAACAGTGGCAACTGGCTGGGTTTTCAGGAAAATGGCAACGAGCGAACTTTAATGGCACGGCAAACTATAATAGTGACACCCAGTTATTAACGTTAGATCAACTCACTCTCACTGACCTTCGCATTCAGCAATCACAACCCTTGCAAACATTGCCACAATGGTTAGCTGATTCTACGCCCGTTCGTCATATCATGATTAAACGCGCAGACATTCTAGACAGCAGTATTGAACAACCTAGTTGGGCTGCTGATAATATTAATTTGTCATTAGAGAACTGGTCATGGCCTAACGGTTACTGGCAACAAGATAACGCCCATTTATCTGTCAGTGCCAGTAATGCGAAATGGCACGATATCGTATTTGAACAACCGATCGTTGAGCTGAATTTCATGCCGGAAAAGATCGACAGTCAGGGTATTTCGGCTCAGTTACTCAATGGCTATATGCATATGGATGGAGAAATTGCACCTGATAAGGTCACACTAAAAAAATTGTTGATCTCAGGTATAAAAGGCTTTCTTCCTCCACAGTGGTTCCAAACAACAAAAACATTAACCTCAGGGCTATCAGAGCTAACTATCGATAAGCTTGATATCAATAATATACAGTTAACATCAACAGACACTCAGCTACCGTTTCAACTCGCCGGGATTAATATTGACGGTAACAATGTGGTAGTAAAACATCAGCATCAATGGGGGTTATGGCAAGGCGATCTTGATACCAGCCTTGGCTTTGCTAGTATCAACCAAATTGTTTTTATCGATCCAATTGTAGAAATGAGCAGTTCCAATGGCGATTGGGCGATCAATAAATTTGTCTTACCTTTTACTGATGGCATGCTAACAGCTAATGCGAATATTCAATTAGCGCAACAAGGTCAACCTTGGTCTCTTTCTATCTCCAATGATAGTGTTCCCGCCGCTCTCATTTATCGTTGGTTCAAATTACCACTGCCATTAAACGGTAAAATTGACGGAACATTACACGCACAAGGATTAGCAAGTAACCGCCAAAGCTTCAATTACAGTTTATCTGGACAAACCGCTCTTACCTTTAGAGATATTCATTTAGATAATATTGCACCAACCCAATTACTCGATAATTGGAAAACGAAAAGAAAGTTACTCGGTACGGTATTAGATAACAACCATGAAAACAGCGATAGTACCCCCCAAGCATTAATACTATCACCTCTAAATATCACAGCTGAAAGAGGAAGAGTTACCATTCCTACTTGGCTCGCAAGCAATGATGATTTTAGCCTATCACTCACCAGTCATTGGGATCTAGCGATCCCAACACAACAACAACTGGAGTGGGTATTAAAAGAAAACTGCCAACAAGTCGATCGTCGTTGGCATGCAGATCAAATAGAAGTGAATTCGTTTTCAACGTGTAGCGGCAAGATCAAATAA
- the dtd gene encoding D-aminoacyl-tRNA deacylase gives MIALIQRVTEASVTVDGQITGAIGKGLLVLLGVEKGDDEAKAQKLRDKVLGYRVFSDDDGKMNLNVQQAGGSVLVVSQFTLAADTKKGMRPGFSSGAAPVDAERLYEYFVEQCKVKEIQTETGIFAADMQVALNNDGPVTFWLQV, from the coding sequence ATGATTGCACTGATCCAACGAGTTACTGAGGCTAGTGTGACGGTAGATGGACAGATCACTGGCGCTATAGGCAAAGGCTTGTTAGTGCTGTTAGGCGTTGAAAAAGGTGATGATGAAGCAAAAGCGCAAAAATTGCGTGATAAAGTGCTCGGTTACCGTGTCTTTAGTGATGACGATGGCAAAATGAATTTAAACGTACAGCAGGCGGGTGGCAGTGTATTGGTTGTATCGCAATTTACATTAGCTGCGGATACTAAAAAGGGTATGCGCCCAGGTTTTTCGAGTGGGGCTGCACCTGTTGATGCTGAACGTCTTTATGAATATTTTGTCGAACAATGTAAGGTAAAAGAAATTCAAACTGAAACGGGTATCTTTGCTGCCGATATGCAAGTAGCACTAAATAACGATGGTCCAGTGACGTTCTGGCTACAAGTCTAG
- a CDS encoding bifunctional GNAT family N-acetyltransferase/hotdog fold thioesterase has product MFRLVTPQTDEQLASYYHFRWRMLREPWQMPQGSERDAYDELSEHRMIINNRDQVVAIGRLYLTPDNEGQVRYMAVDPDVRHHGLGGLILMALESLARQDGAKRMVCNAREDAIPFYLKNGFASEGELSDERGPVRHQQMLKHLEPLNEVVRHPEWCQELQTLWQQQIPISDKMGIKINQYTGYRFEVSALFNANLNPNEFMFAGSIFTMATLAGWGFIWLLLKERGLEGNIILVDSHIRYSAPVTERPKAVSTIENLRGDIDRLAKGRKGRISVDVNVYSGGKVASSFTGTYLILPLHVENEFTSI; this is encoded by the coding sequence ATGTTTCGATTAGTGACGCCTCAAACAGATGAGCAGTTGGCGAGCTATTACCATTTTCGTTGGCGGATGTTGCGTGAACCTTGGCAGATGCCGCAAGGCTCTGAACGTGATGCGTATGATGAACTGAGTGAACATCGTATGATCATCAATAATCGTGATCAGGTGGTAGCGATTGGGCGTTTATATTTAACGCCTGATAATGAAGGACAAGTACGTTACATGGCGGTTGACCCTGATGTTCGTCACCATGGTTTAGGTGGCTTAATTTTAATGGCTCTAGAATCACTCGCAAGGCAAGACGGTGCTAAGCGCATGGTGTGTAATGCTCGCGAAGATGCGATCCCGTTTTATTTAAAAAATGGCTTTGCCAGTGAAGGTGAATTGAGTGATGAGCGAGGCCCTGTTCGTCACCAACAAATGCTGAAACATCTTGAGCCATTGAATGAAGTTGTGCGTCATCCTGAATGGTGTCAGGAGTTACAAACACTGTGGCAACAACAGATCCCGATCAGCGATAAAATGGGGATAAAAATCAACCAATACACAGGTTATCGCTTTGAAGTGAGTGCGCTGTTTAATGCTAATTTAAACCCCAATGAGTTTATGTTTGCGGGTAGCATTTTTACCATGGCAACCTTAGCGGGCTGGGGCTTTATTTGGTTATTGCTTAAAGAGCGTGGGTTAGAAGGCAATATCATTTTGGTTGATAGTCACATTCGTTATTCTGCCCCTGTGACAGAGCGACCTAAAGCGGTGAGTACCATAGAAAATTTACGCGGTGATATTGATCGCTTAGCGAAAGGTCGTAAAGGTCGCATTAGTGTCGATGTGAATGTGTATAGTGGCGGTAAAGTTGCTTCTAGTTTTACCGGTACTTATTTGATCTTGCCGCTACACGTTGAAAACGAATTCACTTCTATTTGA